GGCAGTCTGATGGAAAGAATAATGTGAATTCCCAGCATGTTGCTATAAACTTTCATCATAAAGTTTCATACACTGTGCAAAAACAAAGGACGGCAAATATTTTAGTGATTTCTTGAGATTCTCCACCCCGATCCGTTGCTGTTTAATTTGGTTCCATGACTTCCATCTCAAGATCAAATCTATTTTTGATTGCTACCTGAGCTCATTTAGTATTAAGCtacacataataaaaaaatccagtGAAACCTTGTGAATAAAGTCAGTGAAAGAAGCAATGACCGATAAACCAGTGTAAACGTCACGACCTTTGCTAATATAACAGCTAACAATTTCACTTTAATGACTGTTTATGTTAATGCTGTTCAATGCAGAGAAGAGCTGCCGGCCATGAATCTCACTGAGAAATATCTCCCCTGGGAAATCAGTCTAACAGGCTGCattttcctaaaaataaataacatgcatTCCATCACTTCTCTGTGCTCAGTCAGCTGGGACCTTTTCATTTGCTATTACGGTTTCGATCACGACAAAACAAAGAATCCGGCAAGGTAAAggtaaaaatgtatattaaaaCATGTtcgaatgattgtctgtctgctttGTCTGTTTTGGTTGATTATTGCATTTTCCTTCACGcctcaaaataaatctgtataaTCTTGAATTTTAAAGGTGACGATGCAgttgctgaaaaaaaagaaaccattcCAGCTGACGTTGGACCAGTTCAACACATGTTTATTTGCAATTACGAGTCAGTGTTTCAAAGATATTGGCTGTTGCTGGACTTGATTAATGCATTAGGTTTCGTGAACTTCACTGTGCGAGTGAAGTGCGGCTGTGAGAGATTTGTGTCTGTTCTGAGCAAAAGCAAATCGAATGCGCTCGGTGATGGAGAAACAACTTGCAGATACATTTCATTGGTAAAGAATTGTTCACATCCGGGCAGGCCAGCCCTACTGTGGTACAAACATCAAATTGAATGTGCTTCTATATAAAACATAATTGCTACACTTGTAACAGGATTGGCACTCAATAGAGCTCACAACCTCCGCCAAGGACTAATAGGCATATGCCCGTTTAGGATTCCTGCCACATTTTCCTGCCTTGCATAAGGATTACTTGGAATCTTTACAGCTCCCCCTCCCCGACTCAAAGTTAAGGAAAGCTATAAAATATTCCAAGATGTGTCCTTTTCTATGGATCTACATTTGATGGCCTCCCTTTCTCTCGCTGCCTATGACCCATCCTTTCAACAAGTTTTCTGGCGATCTGGTAGTTTTTGTGCAATCTTGCCGACAAGTGAAatagccaaccaaccaaccaattgATCTGACCATAAGGTTTACTGTGAATTTCACAATCCATTTTTTTCCCAGTTTCATTTTGAAAGCTGGTttcttgtatttttgtattccgatttttcttttatgtttcctgtttgtgttctttcCCTCTCCATGTTTCATGTCAGCTATcattgtgtctttcttttgtctttcccCTGAAGATTTCCCTCTCCATTTCCCCTTTCTCCTCACTCTCAAATTGCGTTGACCTGCTTTCCATTGTCTCGTCTCTCAGTGTATTTGGTCTGCATCGTTCTTCCTGTTTGTCGATAGTTCAAAACGGGTTGCCGAGGTCAACGTGAAAAAAGAACTCCACATACATGAAACAGAAAACTCCTGATACTGTTAGATTATCCTTGCTATCTACTACCCCCATGTGAACAAAAGTAGGTACTGCAGGATAGTGTAAAGCAGTCTGATGATGTTACTGTGTATGTAGGTTATGAAAATCACAATAAACAGGACAACTGAAGCAGgtcttttatttgaatttaGTTCCAGTGTTGCTATTGGcagtatttgttcattttcagttttgtgATTCAAAAAGAGACATTCTTTTGTATctaataaattaataagtacttataattttacacaatctatgggctttttttctcctcctctgtggccTCCTGAGGCtttgtcttctcttcttctgtttctttgcattttccttcctccacttttgtctcctctcccttttccccctcctctgttttctcttCACCCGTTCCTTCCTCAGCTTTTAtctgctctcctccttccccttcTATCGTTTGTCTATCCCCTTCGCCCTCATCCAATTTTTCATCCTCCCCTTTCTCCCCTtccatctctttctcttcccttttcacatcttcttcatcctcatctgtATCTTCTACCTCCTCTCCCATGAGGTGTTCCAGATCTACGAGGCGGTATTTGAGAGCCTTGTCAGCATCCTTGTACTTTCCCAGAATCTTCTTcagtttcatcttcatcagctccaTTAAGCTGTACAATTTGCTGACCTTCTCTTCCAGCTCCTTGGCCTCGGGCAAGATGTTAGCTGGGTCTAAATCTATCAGCCCGTCTTTCATCAAGATCTCCCGGCCTTTCTCCTCTAGCATGGCTTTAGCATCCGGATACTCTAATAGCGACTCCATCAGGTCATCCTTGGACAGGCAGAAGAGGTCTGAGTATCCAATGCTACGAATGTTAGCTGTCCGCCGGTTGCCTGCTTTGCTGCCTTTGATATTTAGGATACTGATCTCACCAAAATAGCTTCCGCTTCCCAGCACGACAAACTGTGTGACGCCATCATCAGCAACGACTGCAAGCTTTCCGTCTTTGATGATGTACATCTCACGGCCAATGTCGCCCTTTTTGCAGATGTAGTCTCCTGGGCTGAACACCTGTGGCCTTAACTTGAGCACCAGCTCAATCAGCAAGCCGGCCTCGCAATCTGCAAAAATCCGAACCTTCTTCAGTGTGTCCATGTGGACTTGGATGGCAATCTCAGCCTTTAGCTTGTCTGGAAGATACCTCAGCACTTCTCTTTCGTCCTGTGCCTTGCCGTTATTCCACAGATAGTCAAACCATTTGATTACCCGCAACTCAAGCTCCTTGCTGACCTTTCGAACCTACAAATTAAAGGGGAAAACTTCACAATTAAATTTAAGGACACATTATTGTTATTCTCATTCTTGTTCCGACTGGAAATAAGAGGTCCATTTACCTGCATGTACTGCTTGATGTTGTCAATCCGAGACTGAAACTTAGCTTGTGCAGCGTTCATATTGGAGATCATGGTGGCGATGTTTCCAACAATGGTGGCAAAGACCAAGACCCCAACTAAAAAGTCGATCACGTGAAAGAAAAATTCTGAGTCCAGGGCTGGTGGTGGTGTTTCTCCAATGGTAGTCAAGGTCAACGTGGACCAGTAAAGGCTGAATGAATACTTCCGCATTGGCTCTGCAAATGCTGGCTCTTCCGGATCATCCAGAGATGGGTAAACCCACTCATCCGAACCAAATCCAATGGATTTAGAAAAGGAGAAGTAGAAGCAGGCATTCCAGTGGATGATAATGAGGATGTACATAATCAAGTTTGCAATTCGGAAGATGTTGGGGTAATTGGTTTTAGTCTCTGTCCTTTTGAAGAACTCCATCATTCGGCCAATTCGGAGCAGCTTATTGAGCCGAATCTCTGGGTAGTCAAGGCCGAAGTACAAGTAGAAAATGTCAGTGGGAAGCATGGAGATTAAATCAAGACGGAACTGGATGCTGTTGATGTAGCGATCCCTGAGtagctgtttgtctttcaccaTCAGGCCTTGCTCAAGGTAACCTGCAATAAAACAGTCGATAATATTTTGTTGAGTTAGATTTTCCCAACATTCAGATTTTTTAAAGCAATAAAGACATGGCCCGATTGGCTTTGTTTTTAGCTGCAGTGTCAAAATTAAACCACAGTCCAATAACCGTGATGCCCACCTCCCTTTATGCACGTTGGTCTTTAAAAACCAATAATCCCTTGAGAGGGGTCTGGACCAAGCTGAAATGGCAAAGAGGAACCTGTTGACTGTCAACCCACACAAAGTTGCTGGGGCAGGACATGTGCTAAAGGGACCATGCTAATCAGCTGCCAGATGTTCTCTCAGATATTTTCAGCTTCTCCATAAGTCAGGCTGTCGGACCCACAGTGGATGAAAAATACAGCATCAGCCCAGTGCGGAAAATGTTGAATCACAGTGACTGTTGCCTTATGACACTGACTCCAAATAGTCTCACGATGTATAAAATCGTGTCTGCATATTGCACCGACCAATTTGGAGGTGGCACAATTTCcttttttcgtttttttaatCCCCACTCGAGCAACAAAAAAACCCACTTACATCAGGATGCTGTTTATTGACTTTAgttgagcattaaaaaaaaaattcaacccTGAGAAGTTGGCAGGGAACCTTTTTTTACACTGGGCCTCAGCATCCTGATCTGTTTGTGGATTGTGTgaacaaatgaaacacaaatgaaaacattttgaaaacatttactgTGTTCATGGCACAATAACAGAGGCATAATAACAGAGAATCAGGTTGGCCTGTTTACCTGTTTTGGTCCTGAAAAACATATCAGCCAGGTAAACAAGGTCTGCGCCGTAGTCCAGAAAAATCCAGTAAAGGAGGAAGTTTTGCTGCAGCTCCTCAAAGCAAGCCCTGTTGGAAAGAGCAGATTATTCTGAGTTTACTTCATGAATAAAGCATGagagttttttttcccttcaccCATGACCTATCATGCTATTGGAAGTCTGGTCTCAATCCTAAAAAAAACTTCACCCTGCTGTTGGAACCATAATAATGTGTACCTTGTGTAATGTGTAGGATTGGATGTTAATATCACTTACATGGAATGATAATAGGATTTTGAactgaagcaaaaataatattattgcAAGAGAATAATTTCCTGTAGTTACCTGGCAATGATCATAGTCCAGTTGTACATAACTGGTATCGTGATAATGAAAAGCCAGTGGTAATACAAATTCCCAGCTGGATTTATGACAAATATTTCTTGGGGCctttgaaaacagaaaatacaatttATATGAAGCATTTGTATAAGTTAATTCAAAATTGTACGTTGAGTAGATTACTATGAAAGATATACTTACTtatctttttcttgtttttccttttcttgtttttctttttcacgtttttccttttcacgtttttccttttcttgtttttctttttcttgtttttcttcttcctccttttcctgtttttcctcttctttctcattatcctttccttcattttcctcctccttctctctgtaATTAGATATAATGCATATAGATTGTTGCAATTAGTGAACATGAAATCTACTTTTAAAGCAACATATACAAAAAGCTTAATCCTAATTACACGTTattctgcttcttttctttcttctcctttttcttttcctccctggAAAAAGAgattcattaaaacatttaatgtgttgTGTAAAATAGAAAGTTTGCGCTCCTATACTTACTCTccattgttgttgctgttattgATATTAAGCAGGTGGTAAAAATTTGCTTGAGGGACACTTCTGATAAAAGACAGCACAATGCAtatgaatgtaataactgtaTGATACACTCTCTCTGAGTTTCTTTTACTTACATGTCATTATTGCTGTGCTCCTCACTGGCTGAGACAAGCTGTGGCGCAGTGAGGGAGGTCGGAGTGTTTGAAGAGGTCATGGCAGCAGATCTGAATTTTTATCCCGcttaagaaaaatatattttttttatctacagCCACACAtgctgcaataataataataataatagtaataaaaaaagcaaaacacatttctagGAACTTGATTGATATAGCTCTATAGGTTCTCAGCAATGAGATAAACTAACTGTGACACAGAGTCTCAGTGACCCTGATAAGGATTTGAGGATTAGAGCtggcagaggggaggagaggtaAAGTAACTCATCCTCATTGCTTGTCCACTCCAGTGGGAGATGGGATACACTAAAGTCAAGCATGAAATCCTCACTCGTGTGAATGTGAGGACAATGAAAACTTTTGCATTGGACATCCTTGTTTGTTTGATCAGTGACAGACCATAATTTTGACCATTTATCAAATGGTGAAGGATTTATTCGGcttgcgcgcacacacacacacacacacacaggcagcctCTGCGCATTCAGCACTCTTAACGATATCCAGCTCTGATCCTATTATAGTGTGCTGTTTCAGATCAGTCTGATTGGGTTACTTATAAATGTCTAAGAATCACAGGACTGAAATTAGATCCAAACACCAGTGAGTCGTATGATGCGGCCTCACGGCAGGAGAACCTGCTACCCTGCGGTTCAGTAGCAGTTCCTGTTGGCTGATGTTGCAGCTTGTTATGTTCAAATAACATATAATGATCTTTCATTGTCTTGGTGTTCTCCATGCCACAGAGTGTTATCCTTAAAAACACTCGTAATAATTGTTGGTTCTGTGAAAAATACCTCTCTATGGAAGAGTCTCCCAAGACCTGTAATCTATACACCTTTATCACGTGACGACAGCAACATATGTGTTTTGCATTATAtcttttatttaatcaataataataaccgGTAGAATGAGACGcaaaaaaagtcaaagaaacattttaatggtCCAGTTTTGAACTCGAAAGCACGCTTTACTTGGTTTGTTTACAAAGAACATTACAGATTGTTTCCACACTTATATTTTTATTCTGATCTCTATTGAACATGCCAACGTTCCAAACGTATGTGTTGTATCACATCTAATGGCTATAAGCGGAGCACTTTGACCAGGGGCAAAGGACTATTGTAcagtcctgcaggatctgtgtCTGTCTACGCTAGCAGAGGGGAAGCACCAACATCAACAGCAACGGCAGCATCGGCTACGCCTGGGTCGGCTGCATCAATGGCCACCTCAGTGACTGCTGGGAAAATATCAATAGGAACCACATCAACAGGGGGCACAGACACATCACcagcatcagctgcagcagggtCCGCTGCCGCAGggtctcctgcagcatcagctgcagctgGGTCTCCTGCTGGGTCTGCCGCAGggtctcctgcagcatcagctgcagcagggtCTCCTGCTGGgtctgctgcaggtgctgcaggtgctgcaggttcTACCGCGGGTCCTGCTGCTGGCTCTGCTGGTGCTGATTCAGTCACAGGTGGTTCCGCTTCTGCTGCCTCcacttcctctgtttcctcttcctcctcttcatcagagtTCAAGGGGGCAGCTGGCACACCAGGTGCTGCAGCTTTGGGAGCAGGGTCTCCTTCCTGTTCCATACAGAAAGAAAATGGCTTGGGTTTGATCTGCATAAATTCCAGACCTATTTGGTTATCCACTGAAGGAGAACGTGATAGTTGTACGTTTACACAATTTTATACAGCTTTACACAAACATTCTCTAAAAACATAGTGTGtggattttttgttttctcaagATACAGAAATGTTCTTGGCAGGAGGAATCCAGTTAAAGATGACACTTGTAGCTAAGACTATCAGACGGATTTGATGGACTTACAGtggaacacacaaactccaatGTATGAACAAAGACAGATCTACATAGACTTTCTGCTcacttctgtctcctcctctgatgCATCGCCAGCACCAATGGGAGCTGGAGGCGGGACATCAGCTGACTGGACGGGTGCAGCACCCACCTGTATGAATGAAGCATCTGTAACTTACATTGTTATTTGAATTGTGACAAAACTACTAAAGGTTGTCATCATACAAGGTGCAAACTTACAGGAGCATCGGCAGCAGAAAGGAAAGGGTTTCCAACTACACCCTGAAAAATAAGATTTAGgattaatgaataaatgattggttaatgaaaatgtatttatttgtttttaaatgacaatGAGCCTCCATaacctgctgctgatgcatcCTGTACATCTCCATCCACTTTAAGGCCAAATTAGCATGTGCCGCAACCTGCTAAAGAAATACCAGACATTTCCAGACGGCCATTGCAAATTACATCAATTACCCTTCTTCTGTCTGACTTCGAGCGTCTTCAACATTTGATGACTTTACAAAAACATGGTACAACATGCCTCAGAAGACAGAAGCAAATTCTCACAGAAAGGGAAAAGTCTTTCACCTCATTGCTATCACTCTCCTGAGCCTGCAGAGCAAACGAGATAGAGGAAAGGCTTAATGCAACTTTCCTACAGAAaagaatatttgacatttttaaaggtgacagaaaaaaatgacacaTCATGATGAGGTCAAACTTACAGGAGCAGCCAAGGTAGTGATCATCAGACACATCATGAACCCCAAGATCTTCATCATGACTCTTTCTAGGAGAAAAAGTACAAGTAGTACAGCGTTAATATATTGTTTGCTTAATTTACTTTGAtgaagaacagaaaacacattgaaaattaaaattatGAACTGACTAACTATGAGACTATCAGGTGGAATATGTTTTTTATAAAGTGCCATTTGTTTtcatatctaaaaaaaaaaatacatctcacCTTTTTTGATGATGCCAAGAGAAATTGAAGACGTGACTCCTCAGTGATGGAACGTAAACTACCTCATCTCCAACATGAAGTCTTTTTATATACTgggacagccaatcacatcttgtaaaacaCATGGACCTATGTGTTTGAAGAAATCATCTTAGTCTTGACAGCTGGAGAAAGAGGCAAGTCAAATGAAAGCCCCTCTTATAGTTAATTACATGTTATGCACTTTTTGCTTAGTACATATGCTGCTCTCTTTACTGCCCTAACATTAAACttaagaagaggaagaagaaaaaaacttgAAGCCTACATAAGATTGTAATTATTATGGCTGGGAGTCAGTTTAATAGGATGGCTCAATGTTTTAACATTGGTTTCATCGGCAAAAACATAGAAATTGACAGTATCGCCCATGTTAGGAGAAATAACAGTGTCTGGGTTTTCACTGGTTGCTACATTTCTGATCTTTATTATTTGGTGTGTTTCCAAAACAGATCATAAAGGATTTAATCTGTAATCTAGAAAAGAGTGTTCTAGACAGTGTCGCCCCAATCTGCTGAGCTAATGCGTTCCCTCATTAAATGACAGTTTTTCAATGTGGAAAGGAATGTGCTTTGTGGTTCCCTCAGTTGAGAGCTTGTCCTGTAATGTAATGTGTTCCAGGAAGCCTGACAATGTTTTCACTTTTATCTCTTGTACCACCAGAACAGTTTTTTGTTTAATCTCAGTGCCACCATCTGATTGTCTAACTGGGCCTCAACTACTCAATCAATCGCTATttaaaaatactaataaaaataGTAATTTGGGACAGACATTCCTGCCCTCTTTGTATTTAAGTCAATGTAAAAAAAGCTACCAaactgaatgaatatatttaccaTGTATATATTCAAACTAGGGAAACAGCACTGGGTGCAGAAGCAGGTGCTGAGACATTGTATAAATGTCGACGGCAACAACGCTGCCTTGCCAATGTAGAGTCACCCGGTCCCAAGCCGCGATTATAATTGAGgctttacaaatatatatatataaaatattttacttttcatggttagtgtataaagataccaagaacaatttagaaccttttgatgataatccagatcaccatgtggaatGAGCTGTGTGTTGGAGTTCTAAAGTCTGttctcggagtgcttttctagtaatCATAATGTGCCCACATCTCAGCATAAACGAGcatctaaaatatatataggaaaaaaatattgtgtttcTTGATTCATTAACACCTGTAGATGTTTCTTCTGCTTGTTACACAACATTGTCTGATAAGCTTTTTTTCACACAAGTCATGTGTTTATGTATTTGTACCTACAGTAGCTTCACAGACATATTGTAAAATGCTATGGACTATCATACTATAGTACTTTCTGAAATGTCAACTCTTCCTCTGTTACTGTGAATTTATTGTCTCAGATTCAAGTAAAGAGTACTTTTGGGGAAGAGAGAGCAACAGTGTGAGAGGATGGCGCCTGTACATGTCAAGTGTCTCTTAAAAAAGACAAGTGTTTCTTCTGTGTTAAATTCATGTTAAGACAAGTGTGTGTCCCCAGGGAGACATGGCTGAGATAGATTACTGTTCCATTTCTCTTTgtggaatttatttttccaagaCAGTTCAATTTTGATGTTGGAAAATTTGCACCTCTGCCGTGAGCAATTAGATTCTCTGTAAGTAGTAATTACAGTTCAAATTTCATTTCTCTAATTATCACTGTGCAACATTAAATTGCTCAGTAAAATATTAAGCTGTAATACCATGCGTTAACCACAAAAAAGGAATTCATTCAATGCCGTACACCAGCAATGCATTTTTAACCCCATCAGATGTGTATCATCTTTTTTCCAGTTTTGTCACTGAAAAAAGCTGGTGAGAAGCCAAATGCGAAACAGCAGAGGGAAAATCCacaaactgagctttattgtcaaaaaccgggtagtcagtccaaaccagcagataaagcaggcagggcaggtacacaggaGTCAGGATCAGGATACAGCGTGGAAATTACATCTCGAATGACAACAATCTGGCGAGGGTGTGTTGTTGAGTATgtgtagtgtccgggctgatgacagattaggTGCAGGTGAgcacaggagcacaggtgaccagaatgagctgattgcagtaGTAGGATCTGGGAGACACctatgttttgttctttttgtggTCACACAAACAGTAGTGACACCGCTAaccataatttattttaaaaaatcgGGGAAAAATTCATGTTGATAGAGGCTTCACATCTTTTTCCTCACCCCTAACACTTTTGTACATAAAGTCAATGTATGTAGTGACAATGGAGCCTCTTGTCTTTACCCCCTTTTCAAAAAAATTGCAGATTGAACATTACTCTTGTATTTGTATTACTATTTATCCCTTTTACATcctatttttattcttaaaattCCTTGCGGTACCAAAAGTTGCAAACATGGAAACttttctgatgatgtcattcaaacCCCTCCGAATGATGTCACAGCCCCACTAAAGTTACTTTAAAAAGACAAGGTCATTTCAGGGGCTCAACTATCA
The DNA window shown above is from Brachionichthys hirsutus isolate HB-005 unplaced genomic scaffold, CSIRO-AGI_Bhir_v1 contig_247, whole genome shotgun sequence and carries:
- the LOC137912784 gene encoding cyclic nucleotide-gated channel rod photoreceptor subunit alpha-like, with product MTSSNTPTSLTAPQLVSASEEHSNNDISVPQANFYHLLNINNSNNNGEEKEEENEGKDNEKEEEKQEKEEEEKQEKEKQEKEKREKEKREKEKQEKEKQEKDKPQEIFVINPAGNLYYHWLFIITIPVMYNWTMIIARACFEELQQNFLLYWIFLDYGADLVYLADMFFRTKTGYLEQGLMVKDKQLLRDRYINSIQFRLDLISMLPTDIFYLYFGLDYPEIRLNKLLRIGRMMEFFKRTETKTNYPNIFRIANLIMYILIIIHWNACFYFSFSKSIGFGSDEWVYPSLDDPEEPAFAEPMRKYSFSLYWSTLTLTTIGETPPPALDSEFFFHVIDFLVGVLVFATIVGNIATMISNMNAAQAKFQSRIDNIKQYMQVRKVSKELELRVIKWFDYLWNNGKAQDEREVLRYLPDKLKAEIAIQVHMDTLKKVRIFADCEAGLLIELVLKLRPQVFSPGDYICKKGDIGREMYIIKDGKLAVVADDGVTQFVVLGSGSYFGEISILNIKGSKAGNRRTANIRSIGYSDLFCLSKDDLMESLLEYPDAKAMLEEKGREILMKDGLIDLDPANILPEAKELEEKVSKLYSLMELMKMKLKKILGKYKDADKALKYRLVDLEHLMGEEVEDTDEDEEDVKREEKEMEGEKGEDEKLDEGEGDRQTIEGEGGEQIKAEEGTGEEKTEEGEKGEETKVEEGKCKETEEEKTKPQEATEEEKKSP